Proteins from a single region of Rhodospirillales bacterium:
- a CDS encoding DEAD/DEAH box helicase family protein, giving the protein MLLRPRQRLFVERSVRALGEHSNTLGVAPTGCHAPGTPILMFDGSIRAVETIDVGDRLVGPDSCPRTVLELHRGRDAMVEVRPIKGEPFVVNESHILALVKTSEGSCGTHASAMPGGTLVDISVAELRRRSANFRHLHKLYRVGVDFPAAPEPPIDPYFLGLLLGDGCLVGGGVSITTPDAEIVEGVHHEAARLGLNIRLEQCPDNEANTYHFVTPRGQPNPLLDQLRALRLLGLRSAEKSVPRLYKTGSRPTRAAILAGLLDTDGHMHRGCFELCLASCKLADDIAFLARSLGLRALRGAKPVNGITYYRVHIAGDMTGLPLRVVRKTPAPRGQKKDVLRTGFTLHDVGQGEYFGFTVDGDHRYLLGDFTVTHNSGKTIMLSAVAGDLVGGGAAKACVLAHRDELTEQNRTKFRRVHPAISTSVVDAKEKSWAGQVTFAMVPTLARPANLEAMPVLDLLVIDEAHHAAADTYRRIIDRARERNPDLRLYGVTATPNRGDRKGLRAVFSNVADQIRIGELVAAGHLVPPRTFVIDVGVQDQLSRVRRTADDFDMAEVDAIMNRSPVTDAVIRHWREKAGDRQTVVFCSTVDHATNVTAAFCDAGIDAALVTGEMPEKERRSVLARYAAGGCQVVVNVAVLTEGWDHPPTSCVVLLRPSSFKCTMIQMVGRGLRTVDPQEHPGIVKTDCVVLDFGTSSLLHGSLEQDVDLIGREPDGEAPTKTCPDCGAIVPLGVPECPLCGYLFSAAGAGGGGQLGDFAMSEIDLLKRSSFQWCDLFGDDAALVANGFNAWGGVFFLDGRWYAVGGGRGNNPRLLGIGERTICLAAADDWLNENETDESAHKTRSWLKQPPTEKQLAYLPAEYRQDFGLTRYQASALLTFRFNRTGIRALVFAAEQAGLGRAA; this is encoded by the coding sequence ATGCTGCTCAGACCGCGACAGCGTCTGTTCGTCGAGCGCAGCGTTCGCGCGCTCGGCGAACACTCGAACACCCTCGGCGTGGCCCCGACCGGTTGCCACGCCCCCGGAACGCCGATCCTGATGTTCGATGGATCGATCCGCGCGGTCGAGACCATCGATGTCGGTGACCGCTTGGTGGGGCCGGACAGCTGTCCACGCACGGTGCTGGAGCTGCACCGTGGGCGGGATGCGATGGTCGAGGTACGGCCGATCAAGGGCGAACCGTTCGTCGTCAACGAGAGCCATATCCTGGCGCTCGTAAAGACCTCCGAGGGGAGCTGCGGCACCCACGCCTCGGCGATGCCCGGCGGCACGCTGGTTGACATCAGCGTGGCCGAACTGCGCCGACGCAGCGCCAACTTCCGCCACTTGCACAAACTCTACCGGGTGGGTGTCGACTTCCCGGCCGCGCCCGAGCCGCCGATTGATCCATATTTCCTTGGCCTTCTGCTCGGTGACGGCTGTCTGGTTGGCGGCGGAGTCTCGATTACCACGCCCGACGCCGAGATTGTCGAGGGTGTTCACCATGAGGCGGCCCGGCTCGGCCTGAACATCCGGCTCGAACAGTGCCCGGACAATGAGGCCAACACCTACCATTTCGTCACGCCGCGCGGGCAGCCAAACCCGCTGCTCGATCAGCTGCGCGCGCTTCGGCTGCTCGGGCTCCGCTCGGCGGAGAAGTCGGTGCCGCGCCTCTACAAGACGGGCTCGCGTCCGACGCGGGCGGCTATCCTGGCCGGGTTGCTCGACACCGATGGCCATATGCATCGAGGATGCTTCGAACTCTGCTTGGCTTCTTGCAAGCTGGCTGATGACATCGCGTTTCTCGCCCGCAGCCTCGGCTTGCGAGCGCTTCGCGGGGCCAAACCGGTCAACGGGATCACCTACTATCGGGTGCATATTGCCGGGGACATGACCGGCCTGCCGCTGCGCGTCGTCCGCAAAACACCGGCGCCGCGCGGGCAGAAGAAAGACGTGCTGCGAACCGGTTTCACCCTGCATGACGTCGGGCAGGGCGAGTATTTCGGCTTCACCGTTGACGGGGACCACCGCTACCTGCTCGGCGACTTCACCGTCACCCACAACAGCGGCAAGACGATCATGTTGTCGGCCGTCGCCGGCGATCTGGTCGGCGGCGGTGCCGCGAAAGCCTGCGTCCTCGCCCACCGCGACGAGCTGACCGAACAGAACCGCACCAAGTTTCGTCGCGTCCATCCGGCGATCAGCACTTCGGTGGTCGACGCGAAGGAGAAGTCCTGGGCCGGCCAGGTCACATTCGCGATGGTGCCGACGCTGGCACGGCCGGCCAATCTCGAGGCGATGCCGGTCCTCGATCTGCTGGTGATCGACGAGGCGCACCATGCCGCGGCCGATACCTACCGGCGGATCATCGACCGGGCTCGGGAGCGCAATCCCGATCTCAGGCTCTACGGCGTCACTGCCACGCCCAACCGCGGCGACCGCAAAGGCCTGCGCGCGGTGTTCTCCAACGTCGCCGATCAGATCCGCATCGGCGAACTGGTGGCCGCCGGCCACCTGGTGCCGCCGCGCACCTTCGTCATCGACGTCGGCGTCCAGGACCAGCTGAGCAGGGTGCGGCGCACCGCCGACGACTTCGACATGGCCGAGGTCGACGCGATCATGAACCGCTCGCCGGTGACCGACGCGGTGATCCGGCATTGGCGCGAGAAAGCTGGCGACCGGCAGACGGTGGTGTTCTGCTCGACGGTGGACCACGCCACCAATGTCACGGCCGCCTTCTGTGATGCCGGCATCGACGCGGCGCTCGTGACCGGCGAGATGCCGGAGAAGGAGCGGCGCTCGGTGCTGGCGCGCTATGCTGCGGGCGGCTGTCAGGTCGTGGTCAACGTCGCGGTGCTGACCGAGGGCTGGGACCACCCGCCGACCAGCTGCGTCGTCCTGCTCAGGCCCAGTTCGTTCAAGTGCACGATGATCCAGATGGTCGGTCGCGGCCTGCGCACCGTCGATCCGCAGGAGCATCCGGGCATCGTCAAGACCGACTGTGTCGTTCTCGACTTCGGCACGTCGTCGCTGCTGCACGGCTCGCTGGAGCAGGACGTTGACCTGATCGGCCGCGAGCCGGACGGCGAGGCGCCGACCAAGACCTGTCCGGACTGTGGCGCCATCGTGCCGCTCGGTGTTCCGGAGTGTCCGCTGTGCGGATACCTGTTCTCGGCGGCCGGCGCCGGGGGAGGCGGTCAGCTGGGCGACTTCGCCATGAGCGAGATCGACCTCCTGAAACGCTCCAGCTTCCAGTGGTGCGATCTGTTCGGCGACGACGCGGCGCTGGTCGCCAACGGCTTCAATGCCTGGGGCGGTGTCTTCTTCCTGGACGGCCGCTGGTACGCTGTCGGCGGCGGACGGGGAAACAACCCGCGCCTGCTCGGCATCGGCGAGCGCACCATCTGCCTCGCTGCCGCCGATGACTGGCTGAACGAGAACGAAACCGACGAGAGCGCCCACAAGACGCGGTCCTGGCTGAAGCAGCCGCCGACCGAGAAGCAGCTCGCCTATCTGCCGGCGGAATATCGGCAGGATTTTGGGCTTACCCGCTACCAGGCGTCGGCGCTGCTGACCTTTCGCTTCAATCGCACCGGCATCCGCGCGCTGGTGTTTGCCGCCGAGCAGGCTGGACTGGGGAGGGCGGCGTGA
- a CDS encoding AAA family ATPase, with translation MPDVRLVAALLEPVGMSDDGDNILHFNPWRDFNDVPTVTEDDPFDLEPDAAQIGVFLDVVFGYCEGWIPFRGFIDKGQGFAGRPHNIWVEADGTVAGKAVNFAGWAAREGAAFYVVPGTVGEHGRAKSADIRQMQTVVVDLDAGDIAAKLDHLLRHLGEPTLIVESGGRTPEGLDKLHVWWRLTEPAEGEDIGVLCRLRGDIAVKVGGDTHFRSAHQPIRVAGSIYHKGGCKRLVAIRRHSPSLEVDLSDFAEAVDAMPPLPGIGSDPAPSGAAKPGIDDVLITPVRGSGQDDWTRFQGASAAIGHYVRIAHDGRISRDEAWEAICQYNAAMLRPSWPLERLAAESQRLWRLHEQRNGPALQLAGSVAPPSLPTFTLGELLDDTGPMPDDLIAPRLLTPGGMLVLGGAPKVGKSDFVISLLAHMAAGVPFLGFTPPRPLAIFYLQAEVQYHYLRERIQAIRLDAAVIAAARERLVATPKVRMLLDAGGVAATTAAIRERFPDAPPDIIVIDPIRNLFDGGAEGKGENDNAAMLFFLQERVEALRDAVSAEAGLILCHHTRKITKKQLAEDPFQALSGAGSLRGFYTAGILMHRPDEERPERMLQFELRNGPPIEPKLVDKVGGRWIELDRRGERLVRRAQGERFDAERVRKHDVILQILFEEARQGRVYTASQFAEAFENKAGLGGNTVIRERLSVLATKGFIKFFRDAKEYGLPPPGRSRFGYLCVEGMELGTAGQSVDPDTGEVTESTPLPLLPTHYKCPQTGVALAVENPAVWVYQYDEE, from the coding sequence ATGCCGGATGTGCGCCTGGTCGCAGCGCTGCTGGAGCCTGTCGGCATGAGCGACGATGGCGATAACATCCTCCACTTCAACCCGTGGCGCGACTTCAACGACGTGCCGACGGTGACCGAGGACGATCCGTTCGATCTGGAGCCGGATGCGGCGCAGATCGGCGTGTTCCTCGACGTCGTGTTCGGCTACTGCGAGGGCTGGATCCCGTTCCGCGGCTTTATCGACAAGGGCCAGGGCTTCGCCGGCCGCCCGCACAACATCTGGGTGGAGGCCGACGGCACGGTTGCCGGGAAGGCGGTCAACTTCGCCGGCTGGGCGGCACGCGAGGGAGCGGCGTTCTACGTTGTTCCCGGCACGGTGGGCGAGCACGGACGCGCCAAGTCGGCCGACATCCGGCAGATGCAGACGGTGGTGGTGGATCTCGACGCCGGCGACATCGCCGCCAAGCTTGATCACCTGCTTAGGCATCTCGGCGAGCCGACGCTGATCGTCGAGTCCGGCGGGCGGACGCCGGAGGGGCTCGACAAGCTGCACGTCTGGTGGCGGCTGACCGAGCCGGCCGAGGGTGAGGACATCGGCGTCCTGTGCCGGCTGCGCGGCGACATCGCCGTCAAGGTGGGCGGCGACACCCACTTTCGCTCGGCGCACCAGCCGATCCGGGTGGCCGGTTCGATCTACCACAAGGGCGGCTGCAAGCGGCTGGTCGCCATCCGCCGGCACAGCCCCTCCCTCGAGGTCGACCTGAGCGACTTCGCCGAGGCGGTCGATGCGATGCCGCCGCTGCCGGGCATCGGCTCCGATCCCGCGCCGTCAGGGGCCGCGAAGCCCGGCATCGACGACGTGCTGATCACCCCGGTGCGGGGAAGCGGGCAGGACGACTGGACGCGCTTCCAGGGCGCCAGCGCCGCCATCGGTCACTACGTGCGCATCGCCCACGACGGCCGGATCAGCCGCGACGAGGCGTGGGAGGCGATCTGCCAGTACAACGCCGCCATGCTGCGCCCCAGCTGGCCGCTGGAGCGGCTGGCAGCGGAGTCGCAGCGGCTGTGGCGGCTGCACGAGCAACGCAACGGCCCGGCCCTGCAGCTCGCGGGGTCCGTCGCTCCGCCCTCGCTGCCGACGTTCACGCTTGGCGAGCTGCTCGACGACACCGGCCCGATGCCGGACGACCTCATCGCTCCCCGGCTGCTCACCCCCGGCGGTATGCTCGTGCTCGGCGGCGCGCCGAAGGTCGGCAAGAGCGACTTCGTGATCAGCCTGTTGGCACACATGGCGGCCGGTGTGCCGTTCCTCGGCTTCACCCCACCGCGGCCGCTCGCGATCTTCTACCTGCAGGCGGAGGTGCAGTACCACTATCTGCGCGAGCGCATCCAGGCGATCCGCCTCGATGCGGCGGTCATCGCTGCGGCAAGGGAGCGCCTCGTTGCCACGCCGAAGGTGCGGATGCTGCTCGATGCCGGCGGCGTCGCCGCGACCACCGCCGCCATTCGCGAGCGCTTTCCCGACGCGCCGCCCGACATCATCGTCATCGATCCGATCCGCAACCTGTTCGACGGCGGCGCCGAGGGCAAGGGCGAGAACGACAACGCGGCCATGCTGTTCTTCCTGCAGGAGCGGGTGGAGGCGTTGCGCGATGCCGTCTCGGCCGAAGCCGGACTGATCCTCTGCCATCACACCCGCAAGATCACCAAGAAGCAGCTGGCCGAAGATCCGTTCCAGGCGCTGTCCGGCGCCGGCAGCCTGCGCGGCTTCTATACCGCCGGCATCCTGATGCACCGGCCTGACGAGGAGCGGCCGGAGCGGATGCTGCAGTTCGAGCTGCGCAACGGCCCGCCGATCGAGCCGAAGCTGGTGGACAAGGTGGGTGGCCGGTGGATCGAGCTGGACCGCCGCGGCGAGCGGCTGGTGCGCAGGGCGCAGGGCGAGAGGTTCGACGCCGAACGGGTCCGCAAACACGACGTCATCCTGCAGATCCTGTTCGAAGAGGCACGCCAGGGCCGCGTCTATACCGCCAGCCAGTTCGCCGAAGCGTTCGAGAACAAGGCCGGCCTCGGGGGCAACACCGTCATTCGCGAGCGGCTCTCGGTGCTCGCCACCAAGGGCTTCATCAAATTCTTCCGCGACGCAAAGGAATACGGGTTGCCGCCGCCCGGGCGGTCCCGCTTCGGCTACCTGTGCGTCGAGGGAATGGAACTGGGCACGGCCGGCCAAAGCGTCGATCCCGATACCGGCGAGGTGACCGAGAGCACACCGCTGCCCCTGCTGCCGACCCACTACAAATGCCCGCAAACCGGCGTCGCCCTCGCCGTCGAGAACCCTGCCGTATGGGTTTATCAGTATGACGAGGAATAA
- a CDS encoding HIT family protein, which yields MTLIADCIFCRIIRGEISSFQVFDNERTLAFMDINPANPGHVLVIPKVHAESIFTIEEPYLRATMPVVQRVARAVHTVFEPYGLNIVQANGPGAAQSVAHFHWHLLPRAKDDDLPLNWPLRPCDKTALADAAERLRLALEVDSHVHWGP from the coding sequence ATGACGCTGATTGCCGACTGCATCTTCTGCCGGATCATCCGCGGCGAAATTTCGAGCTTTCAGGTGTTCGACAACGAACGGACGCTTGCCTTCATGGACATCAATCCGGCCAACCCCGGGCACGTCCTGGTGATCCCCAAGGTCCACGCCGAGAGCATCTTCACCATCGAGGAGCCATACCTGCGGGCGACGATGCCAGTCGTCCAGAGAGTTGCCCGAGCGGTGCACACGGTGTTCGAGCCTTATGGGCTGAACATCGTCCAGGCCAACGGCCCCGGCGCGGCGCAATCGGTCGCCCACTTTCATTGGCATCTGCTGCCGCGCGCCAAGGACGATGATCTGCCCCTGAACTGGCCGCTGCGGCCCTGCGACAAGACGGCCCTCGCCGATGCTGCCGAGCGACTCCGACTGGCGCTGGAAGTGGACTCCCATGTTCATTGGGGTCCATAA
- a CDS encoding DUF3489 domain-containing protein: MPDAGPLAVAASDAGGTGDDAASDVTEATEGAPGAATATVAANPETTTEPRVGLKEKLLKACQAAEHWLRAERDRPAETRPDDILRVLRAAIAQAEGQPRRPRQSDEPRRQRPPRQGSKESQVIAMLRRPEGATLAQIGDSTGWQTHTIRGFFAAALKKRHGLAVTSDKPQGGERTYRITE, from the coding sequence ATGCCCGACGCCGGCCCGCTGGCGGTGGCCGCGAGCGACGCGGGCGGCACCGGCGACGACGCCGCAAGCGACGTCACCGAGGCGACCGAAGGTGCGCCGGGGGCCGCGACGGCCACCGTGGCCGCCAACCCGGAGACGACGACCGAGCCGCGGGTCGGCTTGAAAGAGAAACTGCTCAAGGCCTGCCAGGCCGCCGAGCACTGGCTGCGGGCAGAACGCGACCGGCCCGCCGAGACCCGGCCCGACGACATCCTGCGCGTCCTGCGCGCCGCCATCGCCCAGGCGGAAGGCCAGCCACGCCGGCCGCGCCAGAGCGATGAACCTCGCCGGCAGCGTCCGCCGCGCCAGGGCAGCAAAGAGTCGCAAGTGATCGCGATGCTGCGGCGGCCGGAGGGAGCGACACTGGCGCAGATCGGCGACAGCACCGGCTGGCAAACCCATACCATCCGCGGGTTCTTCGCCGCCGCGCTGAAGAAGCGCCACGGCCTCGCCGTCACCTCGGATAAGCCGCAGGGCGGCGAACGAACCTATCGGATCACCGAGTGA
- a CDS encoding phage terminase large subunit family protein, with protein MSGSTSQSWRTSGPSSGDSIDLAFDGGDALLRAWCHGLTPDPDLTVSTWADRHRILSPRGANEAGPWRTSRTPYLQELMDALSPRHPAQRVVFMKGSQLGASESGCNWIGYVIHHAPGPMLAVQPTVELAKRFSQQRVDPLIEESPALREKVAPSRSRDAGNTQLSKEFPGGILVMTGANSAVGLRSMPVRYLFLDEVDAYPPSADDEGDPVALAEARTRTFSWRRKVFLASTPTIKGLSRIEREFEASDQRRFFVPCPHCGDHQHLRFERLRWQQGQPETAAYLCEGCEQPIAEHHKTRMLAQGEWRPTATPADPLSIGYHLSSLYSPVGWLSWERIAREWEAAQGSDEAKRSFINTVLGETWVETGEAPDWQRLYERREDFGRGTVPPGGLFLTAGADVQKDRIEVSVWAWGRGLESWLVDHLVIEGGSGDAATWAQVSALLGETWPHVSGARLGLARLGIDSGYEAPAVYAWARRQGWGQVLPLKGVEGFNRSAPVSGPTHVDATEGGVKIKRGARLWTVAVATFKSETYRFLRLAAPTEEDAGERHPGGYIHLPRGVDAEWVKQLVAEQLVTVKTRRGFTRLEWQKLRERNEALDCRVYARAAAWIAGADRWPERKWRELELQVAPAADEIEVTEAAVRQDDLPTAGRLAAAPRRGRRVFRSSYLS; from the coding sequence ATGTCCGGCAGCACCTCGCAGAGCTGGCGGACCTCCGGACCGAGTTCCGGTGACAGCATCGACCTCGCGTTTGACGGCGGCGACGCGCTGCTGCGCGCCTGGTGCCATGGCCTCACCCCCGATCCGGACCTCACTGTGTCGACCTGGGCCGATCGCCACCGAATCCTCAGTCCACGTGGTGCCAACGAGGCGGGGCCGTGGCGGACCAGCCGTACACCGTATCTGCAGGAACTGATGGATGCGCTGAGCCCCCGGCATCCGGCGCAGCGGGTCGTGTTCATGAAAGGAAGCCAGCTCGGGGCCAGCGAGAGCGGCTGCAACTGGATCGGCTACGTGATCCATCACGCGCCCGGGCCGATGCTGGCGGTGCAGCCGACGGTCGAGCTGGCAAAGCGCTTCTCACAGCAGCGCGTCGATCCGCTGATCGAGGAAAGCCCGGCTCTGCGCGAGAAGGTGGCGCCGTCGCGCTCGCGCGATGCCGGCAACACCCAGCTGTCGAAGGAGTTCCCGGGCGGCATCCTGGTGATGACGGGAGCGAACAGTGCGGTCGGCCTGCGCTCGATGCCGGTGCGCTATCTGTTCCTCGACGAGGTCGACGCCTATCCGCCGTCCGCCGACGACGAGGGCGATCCGGTGGCGCTGGCGGAAGCGCGCACGCGCACCTTCTCCTGGCGGCGCAAGGTGTTCCTCGCCTCGACGCCGACGATCAAGGGGCTGTCGCGCATCGAACGGGAATTCGAGGCTTCGGATCAGCGGCGGTTCTTCGTACCGTGCCCGCACTGCGGCGACCACCAGCATCTCAGGTTCGAACGGCTGCGCTGGCAGCAGGGTCAGCCGGAGACGGCGGCCTACCTCTGCGAAGGCTGCGAGCAGCCGATCGCCGAGCATCACAAGACGCGTATGCTGGCCCAGGGCGAATGGCGGCCGACCGCGACGCCGGCCGATCCGCTCAGCATCGGCTATCACTTGTCGAGCCTCTACAGCCCAGTCGGCTGGTTGTCGTGGGAGCGGATCGCCCGCGAGTGGGAGGCGGCCCAGGGCTCCGACGAGGCCAAGCGCAGCTTCATCAACACCGTGCTCGGCGAGACCTGGGTGGAGACCGGCGAAGCACCCGACTGGCAGCGCCTCTACGAGCGGCGTGAGGACTTTGGCCGTGGCACGGTGCCGCCGGGCGGACTGTTCCTCACCGCCGGCGCCGACGTGCAAAAGGACCGGATCGAGGTGTCGGTCTGGGCGTGGGGCCGCGGCCTGGAGAGCTGGCTGGTCGATCACCTGGTGATCGAGGGCGGTTCCGGCGACGCCGCAACCTGGGCACAGGTGTCCGCCCTGCTCGGTGAGACCTGGCCGCACGTCTCGGGGGCTCGGCTCGGCCTGGCGCGCCTTGGCATCGACAGCGGCTACGAGGCGCCGGCCGTCTACGCCTGGGCACGCCGGCAGGGCTGGGGCCAGGTGCTGCCGCTCAAGGGCGTCGAGGGCTTCAACCGCTCGGCACCAGTGTCGGGACCGACGCACGTCGATGCCACCGAAGGCGGAGTGAAGATCAAGCGCGGCGCGCGGCTGTGGACGGTCGCCGTCGCCACCTTCAAGAGCGAGACCTACCGGTTCCTGCGGCTGGCGGCGCCGACCGAAGAGGACGCGGGCGAGCGACATCCCGGGGGCTACATCCACCTGCCGCGTGGCGTCGACGCGGAATGGGTCAAGCAGCTGGTCGCCGAGCAATTGGTGACGGTCAAGACCCGGCGCGGCTTCACCCGCCTCGAATGGCAGAAGCTGCGCGAACGCAACGAGGCGCTCGACTGCCGCGTCTATGCCCGCGCCGCCGCCTGGATCGCCGGCGCCGACCGCTGGCCGGAGCGCAAGTGGCGCGAGCTGGAGCTGCAGGTCGCCCCGGCGGCAGATGAGATTGAGGTGACGGAGGCTGCCGTCCGCCAGGATGACCTGCCGACCGCCGGCCGGCTGGCCGCGGCGCCGCGCCGCGGCCGCCGCGTGTTCCGTTCGAGCTATCTGAGCTGA
- a CDS encoding phage portal protein: protein MPGVFAHWRRRVGAFIGGFEAGLGNRRLKGFQPSRAHLNTLIAAAGADITARARWLIRNNGYAANAIESWAGNVVGAGIKPSSLIIDAALKAAVQKLWLEWTDDADADGVTDFYGLQRRAAREVFIAGEVFFRFRPRRAEDGLTVPLQLQMLPSEMLPLSRNEVGPSGTVIRQGIEFDRIGRRMAYHFLRRHPGDVTDPGLVGETVRIPAPEIVHVIDPVDAGQLRGVSKFAPAIVKLFLLDQYDDAELDRKKVAAMHALFITTPAPAEPFDVAESTGEDGERTMDLQPGQIVMLEPGEQVQTSDPADSGQTYEPFQYRTLLQVSAALGIPYAYLSNDMIKANYSNARLALLEFRRRTEAYQHAVTVWQLCRQVWARWMDTAVLAGGLTIPGYDANRRGYQACAWLPPKWDWVDPLKDAKAEIEQIAAGLKSRTQALAERGYDAEQVDAEIAADQARERALGLSFGAQPETPDPSFAAADASAEPMTTG, encoded by the coding sequence ATGCCTGGCGTGTTCGCGCACTGGCGGCGTCGTGTCGGCGCCTTCATCGGCGGCTTCGAGGCGGGGCTCGGCAACCGCCGGCTGAAGGGCTTCCAGCCGAGCCGGGCGCATCTCAATACGCTCATTGCCGCCGCCGGTGCCGATATCACCGCCCGGGCCCGCTGGCTGATCCGCAACAACGGCTATGCCGCGAATGCGATCGAGAGCTGGGCCGGCAATGTCGTCGGTGCCGGCATTAAGCCATCCTCGCTGATCATCGATGCCGCGCTGAAGGCAGCGGTGCAGAAGCTGTGGCTGGAGTGGACCGACGATGCCGACGCCGACGGAGTGACCGACTTCTACGGCCTGCAGCGCCGCGCCGCCCGAGAGGTATTCATCGCCGGCGAGGTGTTCTTCCGCTTCCGCCCGCGCCGGGCGGAGGACGGACTGACCGTGCCGCTGCAGCTGCAGATGCTGCCCTCGGAGATGCTGCCGCTGTCCCGCAACGAGGTTGGCCCAAGCGGCACCGTCATTCGCCAGGGCATCGAGTTCGATCGCATCGGCCGGCGGATGGCGTACCACTTTCTCCGCCGGCACCCGGGCGACGTGACTGACCCTGGCCTGGTGGGCGAGACGGTGCGCATTCCCGCCCCCGAGATCGTCCACGTCATCGATCCGGTGGACGCGGGCCAGCTGCGGGGGGTCTCGAAGTTCGCGCCCGCCATCGTCAAGCTGTTCCTGCTCGACCAGTACGACGACGCCGAACTCGACCGCAAGAAGGTGGCGGCGATGCACGCGCTGTTCATCACCACCCCGGCGCCGGCCGAGCCGTTCGATGTGGCGGAGAGCACCGGCGAGGATGGCGAACGGACGATGGATCTGCAGCCGGGACAGATCGTCATGCTGGAGCCGGGCGAGCAGGTGCAGACCTCCGATCCGGCCGACTCCGGCCAGACCTACGAGCCGTTCCAGTACCGCACGCTGCTGCAGGTCTCGGCCGCTCTTGGCATCCCTTACGCGTACCTCTCCAACGACATGATCAAGGCCAACTACTCCAACGCCCGCCTGGCGCTGCTGGAGTTCCGCCGCCGCACTGAGGCCTACCAACATGCGGTGACGGTCTGGCAGCTGTGCCGGCAGGTGTGGGCTAGGTGGATGGACACTGCCGTGCTTGCCGGGGGGCTGACCATCCCCGGCTACGACGCGAACCGGCGCGGCTATCAGGCGTGCGCCTGGCTGCCGCCGAAGTGGGACTGGGTCGATCCGCTGAAGGACGCCAAGGCCGAGATCGAGCAGATCGCGGCTGGGCTGAAGAGCCGCACCCAGGCGCTGGCCGAGCGCGGCTACGACGCGGAGCAGGTCGACGCCGAGATCGCCGCCGACCAGGCGCGCGAGCGGGCGCTGGGGCTGAGCTTTGGTGCGCAGCCGGAAACGCCGGACCCCTCGTTCGCCGCTGCCGACGCTAGCGCCGAACCAATGACCACCGGCTGA
- a CDS encoding S49 family peptidase, which translates to MNLTSDAASRIVGRPWAIAPTRLEALVASATALGSRSDLPSWLEATRPRDYAVSEGGIAILPVLGPLVARGDWLTALLGASEYGAVAEALRNAADDPAVRGIVLEVDSPGGEVGGLFDLVETVGSIKAQSSKPLWAVASEAALSAAYAIASVADRLYVTRTGEVGSVGVVAVHLDESAADAMAGLKWTLIHAGAHKTDGNPHEPLSPRATADIQADVDALYDALVVVVAGNRGLGPDAIRATQAAIYRGERAVKAGLADRVGTVTQAVADLRAALETKRIRAGPPANPTTVRQFPSPARIRTMNSPDPLIDQPGDVSPEDVVSDLPEAPPDTRPPDRPSPAPVPDAHAIADRLRGEFSEIATVAAQAARLGLDIDAADAMRRGLKPDALRRTILEKLAARSEAADVIASAPQAATAGDSPIIRRARERAATGRSPDLVRG; encoded by the coding sequence ATGAATCTCACATCTGATGCCGCCAGCCGGATCGTTGGCCGGCCCTGGGCGATCGCGCCCACACGCCTGGAGGCACTGGTCGCCAGCGCAACCGCACTTGGCAGCCGTAGCGATCTGCCGTCGTGGTTGGAGGCGACGCGCCCGCGGGACTACGCGGTGTCCGAAGGCGGCATCGCGATCCTGCCGGTGCTGGGGCCACTCGTTGCCCGCGGCGACTGGCTGACCGCGCTGCTCGGCGCCAGCGAATACGGCGCCGTCGCCGAGGCGCTGCGCAATGCCGCCGACGATCCGGCGGTGCGCGGCATCGTCCTCGAAGTCGACTCGCCCGGCGGCGAGGTCGGCGGCCTGTTCGATCTGGTTGAGACGGTCGGTTCCATCAAAGCGCAGTCCAGCAAACCGCTGTGGGCGGTCGCTTCCGAAGCGGCGCTGTCGGCGGCCTACGCCATCGCCTCTGTCGCCGACCGGCTCTACGTCACCCGGACCGGGGAGGTTGGCTCGGTCGGCGTCGTCGCCGTGCACCTCGACGAGAGCGCGGCCGACGCCATGGCCGGGCTGAAGTGGACGCTGATCCACGCCGGGGCCCACAAGACCGACGGCAATCCGCACGAGCCGCTGTCGCCGCGGGCAACCGCCGACATTCAGGCCGATGTCGATGCGCTGTACGACGCGCTGGTCGTGGTCGTCGCCGGCAACCGCGGCCTCGGTCCCGACGCGATCCGTGCGACGCAAGCCGCGATCTACCGCGGCGAGCGGGCGGTCAAGGCCGGTCTCGCCGATCGGGTGGGCACCGTCACCCAGGCTGTCGCCGATCTGAGGGCGGCGCTGGAGACGAAGCGCATCCGCGCCGGCCCGCCTGCGAACCCAACCACCGTTCGCCAATTCCCGTCACCCGCAAGGATCCGCACCATGAACAGCCCCGATCCTCTGATCGATCAACCCGGCGACGTCTCGCCGGAGGATGTCGTTTCGGATTTGCCCGAAGCGCCGCCCGACACGAGGCCGCCGGATCGCCCGTCACCGGCGCCCGTCCCGGATGCGCACGCAATCGCCGACAGGCTGCGTGGCGAGTTCTCGGAGATTGCGACGGTTGCCGCCCAGGCGGCGCGGCTCGGCCTTGACATCGATGCGGCCGATGCGATGCGCCGCGGCCTGAAGCCGGACGCGCTGCGCCGGACCATCCTGGAGAAGCTGGCGGCACGCTCGGAAGCCGCCGACGTGATCGCCAGCGCGCCGCAAGCCGCCACTGCCGGGGACAGTCCGATCATCAGGCGCGCCCGCGAGCGGGCCGCCACCGGCCGGTCCCCGGACTTGGTCCGGGGATAA